The sequence ATTGGATAATATAATGGGAAGTTGACTCTTTCATCAAGGTCAATAATCTCCCAAGTAGTTTTGGCCCACAACACATCACGCTTATCTGTATAACCATAAGGCAAAGGTCCATCATTATCGTAAGCAATCTGCTCCTCTGTAATTTTACCTATATCCTCAGGATTTTTGGCATTAAGTATGTTTACCTGCGCCGTAGCACTGGCAGCTATTACCAAGCCAAAAATACATAAAACAACATTTTTCAAATTCATACCGACTGGTTTTATACTAGTTTGTCAATTCAATAAATACTGGTGAGGTTCTTTTTAATTTAACGCTGCTACCAGAGATATTAGTATTAATGTCAAATATTTGAACTGTTTCACCTCTTCCTGCTCTTTTCAAAGCAGAAACTGCAGCTCCATTAAGTTTGTTACCGCTAACTTTTACAGTTGGTTGTCCAGCCACTTTAAAGCTGAAACCAGTAACGTTTAATTTAAGTTCGAAATCAAAATCTTGCAATGCAGCACCTACGCTTGAAATTTCAAGACCGCCACGTTCCATACGAACTGGACCACCATTACCATCTTCCCCACGGATTGTTCCCATCGGGCTTGGAATATCTTTTATACGGAATTCTGAAGAAGAACTTACATTCTGACCATCAGGTAATTTTCCGCTAGCTGTAATGTTTACCGTTCTACCAGCACCTGGACGCATAACATATTTGCTGCCAGAAAGTTTTGAAAGACCAGATCCAGAAGCATTTACATTATTATCTGGAATACCAGGAATGGAAACGGTCATAGGGTTATCAACACCACGATAAACTACGTTCATCTTATCTGCAGCAATTACAGCTGCGTTTGGTTTTGAAATGGTTGCGAAACCAGTTTTAACCGCAACTTCAGTTTCTTCTCCTCCTTCACCATAGTATAGAAACCCTTCTATCTTATGGTCTCCAGGACTTCCAGCGCCAACTTTAAGTTTTACTTTACCACCTTCAAAAGTGTAGTCAGTTCCTTCGGCTAGTTTTCTTCCGTCTAGAGTAAGTTCTGCTCTTTTTGGTTTTGTGCTTTCGTCAGTACGTCCTAAAACG comes from Aequorivita sublithincola DSM 14238 and encodes:
- the gldM gene encoding gliding motility protein GldM, with protein sequence MAGGKLSPRQKMINLMYLVFIAMLALNMSKEVLSAFGLLNEKISVANVATSQRNTAFMEGLAQKATDEPAQYAAVKAKADEVSQVSDGLDAYIESVKSASMEKIKDPTDYEVMDKPDYFNNLFFTGDKYKEGGQKFLDNINKYRTEMMSILSDPALAKVAGIEDIKKSVETNFSTAPVKNRDGKEVAWLNYNYEGFPQVASITKLTQIQADIKTTKSEVLQRMLAGQQAAALSFSNYSTLMEASKSAYYSGEAFDGAIVLGRTDESTKPKRAELTLDGRKLAEGTDYTFEGGKVKLKVGAGSPGDHKIEGFLYYGEGGEETEVAVKTGFATISKPNAAVIAADKMNVVYRGVDNPMTVSIPGIPDNNVNASGSGLSKLSGSKYVMRPGAGRTVNITASGKLPDGQNVSSSSEFRIKDIPSPMGTIRGEDGNGGPVRMERGGLEISSVGAALQDFDFELKLNVTGFSFKVAGQPTVKVSGNKLNGAAVSALKRAGRGETVQIFDINTNISGSSVKLKRTSPVFIELTN